GTCGCGGGCCGCGTGCCAGGGCAGCGCCGGCAACGGCAGGCGCAACTCCGCCGCCAGCGCCTCGGCCACGGCCAGGCCCTGCGACTGCAGCGCGGCCAGGGTACCGGCGGCGCCGCCGAACTGCAGCACCAGGGCATCTTCGCGCAGCGCCTGCAGGCGTCGGCGGCTGCGCTGCAGCGCGTCCAGCCAGCCTACGGCCTTCAGTCCGAAGGTCACCGGCACCGCCTGCTGCAACAGGGTGCGCCCGGGCAGGCCGGTGTCGCGCTCGCGCTGCGCCAGCGCCGCCAGCGCCGTGCACAGCGCGTCGAGTTGCGCTTCCACGTGGTCGAGCGCGGCGCGCAGCTGCAGCACCGCGCCGCTGTCGATGATGTCCTGGCTGGTCGCGCCCCAGTGCACCCAGCGCGCGGCGTCTTCATCGGTGGCGGCGACCTGCGCGGTGAGCGCCTTGACCAAGGGAATGGCTGGATTGCCGGCCAACGCGGTGGCGGCGGCCAGCGCCGGCAGGTCGTAGCGCGCGGCATCGCAGGCGGCGGCGATCGGCGCCACCGCGTCGGCCGGGATCACGCCGCAGTGTGCCTGCGCGAGCGCCAGCGCCGCTTCCACGTCGAGCATGGCCTGCAGACGGGCGCGGTCGTCGAACAGCGCATCGACGGCCGGATCGCCGAACAGCGGACGCAACAGGGACTCGGAGACGCTCATCGGTTCGTAGGCGGTGGAGAGATCATGCAGCGTAACCGCTGCGGCCTGTGCGGGATGTCGCTGCGCTCAGTAGCGGAAGAACACGGTCTCGTGCTCGCCCTGCATGCGCACGTCCCACTGGTAGCGGTTGGGCGGCTGTGGTTGCGCGATCAGGGTGGCGCGGCGCTCGGCCGGCACCTGCGCCAGGATCGCGTCGCCGTCCAGGTCGTCGTCGCCGAAGTACAGCCGCGTCGGCGCGGCGCGCAGCAGGCCGCGCATGAACACCAGCACCACCAGGTGCGGCGCCTGCAGGCCCTTGGGCCCGGCGACACGGCCGGGCTTGACCGTGCGGAAGGCGAAGCGGCCCTGCGCGTCGGTCGGTACCCGGCCCCAGCCATGGAAGGCGGGGTCGTGGTCGCCGCGGCGCGGATCGGCGGCATGGTCGTAGATGCCGGCGGCATCGGCCTGCCAGATCTCCAGCAGTGCATCGCCGACCGGTACGCCGTTGCCGTCGAACACGCTGCCGACGATCTCCACGTGGGTGCCCTGCGCCTGCGCCGGCGCGATCTCGGTGCGGTACAGCGGCTCCAGCCCGATGCGGTAGTAGGGGCCGACCGTCTGCGAAGGGGT
This genomic stretch from Xanthomonas sacchari harbors:
- a CDS encoding 3-carboxy-cis,cis-muconate cycloisomerase, which gives rise to MSVSESLLRPLFGDPAVDALFDDRARLQAMLDVEAALALAQAHCGVIPADAVAPIAAACDAARYDLPALAAATALAGNPAIPLVKALTAQVAATDEDAARWVHWGATSQDIIDSGAVLQLRAALDHVEAQLDALCTALAALAQRERDTGLPGRTLLQQAVPVTFGLKAVGWLDALQRSRRRLQALREDALVLQFGGAAGTLAALQSQGLAVAEALAAELRLPLPALPWHAARDRIGEIGAAFALLAGSLGKIGRDVALLMQSEVAEAFEPAAAGKGGSSAMPHKRNPVGCVVAIAAATRAPGLLATLFAALPQEHERAVGGWHAEWETLPELVRLSAGSLAQVRVLAEGLELDRARMAAHLDSHGGLLYAEAVAVTLAAHLGKAAAHALVETAVRRALATQQHLRAVLAEEPQVTAVLVPAQLDAMFASDSWRGMAAVWIERVLAAQSRG
- the pcaG gene encoding protocatechuate 3,4-dioxygenase subunit alpha, with the translated sequence MSFQATPSQTVGPYYRIGLEPLYRTEIAPAQAQGTHVEIVGSVFDGNGVPVGDALLEIWQADAAGIYDHAADPRRGDHDPAFHGWGRVPTDAQGRFAFRTVKPGRVAGPKGLQAPHLVVLVFMRGLLRAAPTRLYFGDDDLDGDAILAQVPAERRATLIAQPQPPNRYQWDVRMQGEHETVFFRY